One Lepus europaeus isolate LE1 chromosome 7, mLepTim1.pri, whole genome shotgun sequence DNA segment encodes these proteins:
- the LOC133763632 gene encoding olfactory receptor 5AP2, giving the protein ITAQMKDSQGKNQTEVKEFILLGLTDNPDLQGVLFVLFLSIYLTTMVGNLGMIILIKIDPCLHTPMYFFLSSLSFVDASYSSSVTPKMLVNLVSENKAISFSGCAAQFFFFGSFLGTECFLLAMMAYDRYAAIWNPLLYPVIMSGRICFLLIATSFLAGFGNAAIHTGMTFRLSFCDSNRINHFYCDTPPLLKLSCSDTRINGIVIMAFSSFNVISCVMIVLISYLCILIAILKIPSKEGKYKTFSTCASHLMAVTIFFGTILFMYLRPTSSYSMEQDKIVSVFYTVVIPMLNPLIYSLKNKDVKGVIKKILQKHIL; this is encoded by the coding sequence ATTACAGCTCAAATGAAAGACAGCCAAGGAAAAAACCAAACTGAAGTAAAAGAATTTATCCTGTTAGGACTCACAGACAATCCAGATCTACAGGGTGTTCTCTTTGTATTGTTTCTCTCAATCTATTTGACAACCATGGTGGGTAATTTGGGGATGATCATATTGATTAAGATTGATCCGTGTCTCCACACTCCCATGTATTTCTTTCTCAGCAGCCTCTCCTTTGTAGATGCCTCTTACTCCTCTTCGGTCACTCCTAAGATGCTGGTGAACCTTGTGTCTGAGAACAAAGCTATTTCTTTCAGTGGATGCGCTGCCCAGTTTTTCTTCTTTGGCTCTTTCCTGGGGACTGAATGCTTCCTGTTGGCCATGATGGCATATGACCGATATGCAGCAATTTGGAACCCACTGCTTTACCCAGTCATCATGTCTGGGAGAATTTGCTTCTTGTTGATAGCTACTTCCTTCCTAGCAGGCTTTGGAAATGCAGCCATCCACACAGGGATGACGTTCAGATTGTCATTTTGTGATTCCAATAGGatcaaccatttctactgtgacaCTCCACCCCTGCTCAAACTCTCTTGCTCTGACACTCGCATCAATGGCATTGTGATCATGGCTTTCTCCAGTTTTAATGTAATCAGCTGTGTTATGATTGTCCTCATTTCTTACCTGTGTATCCTCATTGCCATCTTAAAAATACCCTCCAAAGAGGGTAAGTACAAAAccttctccacctgtgcctcACACCTCATGGCTGTCACCATATTCTTTGGGACGATTCTCTTCATGTACTTACGCCCTACATCTAGCTACTCAATGGAGCAGGACAAGATTGTCTCTGTATTTTATACAGTGGTTATCCCCATGCTAAATCCCCTCATCTATAGTTTGAAAAATAAGGATGTGAAAGGGGTCATAAAGAAGATCTTACAGAAACACATACTCTAA